A window from Salinigranum halophilum encodes these proteins:
- the carB gene encoding carbamoyl-phosphate synthase large subunit — MTDEPQEKPESASEHRTILLIGSGPIQIGQAAEFDYSGAQACRALQEEGARVVLVNSNPATIMTDPEMADRVYIEPITTDAIAEVIRKERPDGVIAGLGGQTGLNVTAELAEEGILDEYDVDIMGTPLDTIYATEDRDLFRQRMEKIGQPVPRSTTISLEEGESVTDFDKDTMAKKVEAAVDAVGGLPVIARTTYTLGGSGSGVVDDFEELRERVRKGLRLSRNSEVLITESISGWVELEYEVMRDADDSCIIICNMENIDPMGIHTGESIVVTPSQVIPDEGHQEMRDAALEVIRELGIQGGCNIQFAWRDDGTPGGEYRVVEVNPRVSRSSALASKATGYPIARVTAKVALGKRLHEIENEITGETTAAFEPAIDYVVTKVPRWPKDKFGDVDFTLGTAMKSTGEAMAIGRTFEESLLKALRSSEYDPAADWAEVSDEELEAEYLAKPTPDRAYAMFEAFDRGYSVEDVADLTGIKTWYVERYKRVTDAVEAAQDGDFTAAAIAGHTNASIAAATGSDVGTVETQVPGRTYKQVDTCAGEFAAQTPYYYSSRMTEFFKGPLEGDAAAGELRVDRDVESVVVVGGGPIRIGQGVEFDYCSVHAIQALRDMGIDAHVVNNNPETVSTDYDTSDGLFFEPITAEEVADVVEATGADGVMVQFGGQTSVNIGHEVEAEIDRRGLDCSVMGTSVDAMDLAEDRDRFNRLMDSLGIAQPEGGSATSEAEALDLARDIGYPVLVRPSYVLGGRAMQVVHSDDELKEYIEEAVRVSPDKPILVDEFLADAIELDVDAVSDGDRVLIGGVMEHVESAGVHSGDSACLIPPRSLDDDVMARVRAVTEDIAGALETVGLLNVQLAVKDGAVYVLEANPRSSRTVPFVSKATGVPIAKLAAKVMAGETLDDLAAQEQIPEQTSVKEVVLPFDRLEGSDPRLGPEMKSTGEVMGTASTFGKAYEKAQSATGKPIPTEGTAVVDLSAEEFPAADTDAGRELTEGFAEFYDLAEFNSGEAFRTAIREGEIDLIVSRNRDALEVAVEEKVTYFSTHASAKAALEARRHHDEDIDVVAVTDRPKTVAQWGAQGE, encoded by the coding sequence ATGACCGACGAGCCACAGGAGAAACCCGAGTCGGCCTCGGAGCACAGAACCATCCTCCTCATCGGAAGCGGTCCCATCCAGATCGGCCAGGCGGCGGAGTTCGACTACTCCGGCGCACAGGCCTGCCGCGCCCTCCAGGAGGAAGGTGCCCGAGTCGTCCTCGTCAACTCCAACCCCGCGACCATCATGACCGACCCCGAGATGGCCGACCGGGTGTACATCGAACCCATCACGACCGACGCCATCGCGGAGGTCATCCGGAAGGAGCGCCCCGACGGTGTCATCGCCGGTCTCGGCGGGCAGACCGGACTGAACGTCACGGCCGAACTCGCCGAGGAGGGCATCCTGGACGAGTACGACGTCGACATCATGGGGACGCCGCTCGACACCATCTACGCGACGGAGGACCGCGACCTCTTCCGCCAGAGAATGGAAAAAATCGGCCAGCCCGTCCCCCGGTCGACGACCATCTCGCTCGAAGAGGGTGAGTCCGTCACCGACTTCGACAAGGACACGATGGCGAAGAAGGTCGAAGCCGCCGTCGATGCGGTCGGTGGCTTGCCCGTCATCGCCCGCACCACCTACACGCTCGGTGGCTCCGGGTCCGGCGTCGTCGACGACTTCGAGGAACTCCGCGAGCGCGTCCGCAAGGGCCTGCGCCTCTCGCGGAACTCGGAGGTGCTCATCACCGAGTCCATCTCGGGCTGGGTCGAACTCGAGTACGAGGTGATGCGCGACGCCGACGACTCCTGTATCATCATCTGCAACATGGAGAACATCGACCCGATGGGCATCCACACCGGGGAGTCCATCGTCGTCACGCCCTCGCAGGTCATCCCCGACGAGGGCCACCAGGAGATGCGCGACGCGGCGCTCGAGGTCATCAGGGAACTCGGCATCCAGGGCGGCTGTAACATCCAGTTCGCCTGGCGCGACGACGGCACCCCCGGCGGCGAGTACAGAGTAGTGGAGGTGAACCCCCGCGTCTCCCGTTCCTCGGCGCTGGCGTCGAAGGCGACCGGCTACCCCATCGCCCGCGTGACGGCGAAGGTCGCCCTCGGCAAGCGCCTCCACGAGATCGAAAACGAGATCACCGGCGAGACGACGGCCGCGTTCGAGCCAGCCATCGACTACGTCGTCACGAAGGTGCCGCGCTGGCCCAAGGACAAGTTCGGCGACGTCGACTTCACCCTCGGGACGGCGATGAAGTCGACGGGCGAGGCGATGGCCATCGGTCGGACGTTCGAGGAGTCGCTGTTGAAGGCGCTCCGCTCCTCGGAGTACGACCCGGCGGCCGACTGGGCCGAGGTGAGCGACGAGGAACTCGAGGCAGAGTACCTCGCGAAGCCGACACCCGACCGCGCGTACGCCATGTTCGAGGCGTTCGACCGCGGCTACTCCGTCGAGGACGTCGCCGACCTCACGGGCATCAAGACGTGGTACGTCGAGCGCTACAAGCGCGTCACCGACGCCGTGGAGGCCGCACAGGACGGCGACTTCACCGCCGCCGCCATCGCCGGTCACACGAACGCCTCCATCGCCGCGGCCACGGGCTCCGACGTGGGCACCGTCGAGACGCAGGTGCCGGGGCGGACGTACAAACAGGTCGACACCTGCGCCGGCGAGTTCGCCGCCCAGACGCCGTACTACTACTCCTCGCGGATGACGGAGTTCTTCAAGGGGCCGCTCGAGGGCGACGCCGCCGCGGGCGAACTTCGCGTCGACCGCGACGTCGAGAGCGTCGTGGTGGTCGGCGGCGGCCCAATCCGCATCGGACAGGGCGTCGAGTTCGACTACTGCTCCGTCCACGCCATCCAGGCGCTCCGCGACATGGGCATCGACGCCCACGTCGTCAACAACAACCCCGAGACGGTGTCGACGGACTACGACACCTCCGACGGCCTGTTCTTCGAGCCCATCACGGCCGAGGAGGTCGCCGACGTGGTCGAGGCGACGGGTGCCGACGGCGTGATGGTCCAGTTCGGCGGGCAGACCTCGGTCAACATCGGCCACGAGGTGGAGGCCGAAATCGACCGCCGCGGCCTCGACTGTTCGGTCATGGGGACCTCCGTCGACGCGATGGACCTCGCGGAGGACCGCGACCGGTTCAACCGCCTGATGGACTCTCTCGGTATCGCCCAGCCCGAAGGTGGCTCCGCCACCTCCGAGGCGGAGGCGCTCGACCTCGCCCGCGACATCGGCTACCCGGTGCTCGTCCGCCCCTCGTACGTCCTCGGCGGACGCGCGATGCAGGTGGTCCACTCGGACGACGAACTGAAAGAGTACATCGAGGAGGCCGTCCGCGTCTCGCCCGACAAGCCCATCCTCGTCGACGAGTTCCTCGCCGACGCCATCGAACTCGACGTCGACGCCGTCTCCGACGGCGACCGGGTGCTCATCGGCGGCGTGATGGAGCACGTCGAGAGTGCGGGCGTCCACTCGGGCGACTCGGCGTGTCTCATCCCGCCGCGCTCGCTGGACGACGACGTGATGGCCCGTGTCCGCGCCGTCACCGAGGACATCGCCGGCGCCCTCGAGACCGTCGGCCTGCTCAACGTCCAACTCGCCGTGAAGGACGGCGCTGTCTACGTGCTGGAGGCGAACCCCCGTTCTTCGCGGACGGTCCCGTTCGTCTCGAAGGCGACGGGCGTCCCCATCGCGAAGCTGGCGGCGAAGGTGATGGCCGGCGAGACGCTCGACGACCTCGCTGCCCAGGAACAGATCCCCGAACAGACCTCGGTCAAAGAGGTCGTCCTCCCGTTCGACCGCCTGGAAGGGAGCGACCCACGCCTCGGCCCGGAGATGAAGTCGACGGGTGAGGTGATGGGGACCGCTTCGACGTTCGGCAAGGCCTACGAGAAGGCACAGTCCGCGACTGGCAAGCCTATCCCGACCGAGGGGACCGCCGTCGTGGACCTCTCCGCCGAGGAGTTCCCCGCCGCCGACACCGATGCCGGACGGGAACTCACCGAGGGCTTCGCCGAGTTCTACGACCTCGCCGAGTTCAACTCCGGTGAGGCGTTCCGCACGGCCATCCGCGAGGGCGAAATCGACCTCATCGTCTCGCGCAACCGCGACGCGCTCGAAGTGGCCGTCGAGGAGAAGGTCACGTACTTCTCGACGCACGCCTCGGCGAAGGCCGCGCTCGAGGCCCGCCGTCACCACGACGAGGACATCGACGTCGTCGCCGTGACCGACCGGCCGAAGACCGTCGCTCAGTGGGGCGCACAGGGCGAGTAG